The following proteins are encoded in a genomic region of Populus trichocarpa isolate Nisqually-1 chromosome 13, P.trichocarpa_v4.1, whole genome shotgun sequence:
- the LOC7465208 gene encoding uncharacterized protein LOC7465208 → MDCRWFIDKQETSTRNEQQLDREQDSLIEDFTEDFRLPKNHRPTENVDLDNVEQASLDTKLTASNVGFRLLQKMGWKGKGLGKDEQGIIEPIKSGIRDPKLGIGKQEEDDFFTAEENIQRRKLDIEVEETEEDTKKREVLAEREQKIQTEVKEIRKVFFCDLCNKQYKLAMEFEAHLSSYDHNHRKRFKEMREMHGTSSRDDRQKRELQRQEREMAKFAQMADARKQEQQLQQQEESGSAQQKSATALVDQDQRKALKFGFSSKGGFSKNSSAKAAKKPKSAVASVFSNDSDEEQ, encoded by the exons ATGGATTGCAGATGGTTCATTGATAAACAGGAAACAAGCACCCGCAATGAACAGCAACTTGACAGAGAGCAG GACTCGCTTATTGAGGATTTCACAGAGGATTTTCGATTGCCGAAAAATCACAGACCCACTGAAAATGTTGATCTCGACAATGTTGAACAAGCATCACTGGACACAAAGTTGACAGCATCAAACGTTGGTTTTAGGCTTCTCCAGAAAATGGGATGGAAAGGAAAGGGTCTCGGAAAGGACGAGCAAG GAATCATTGAGCCTATAAAGTCTGGAATTAGAGATCCAAAGTTAGGAATtggaaaacaagaagaagatgatttttttactgcAGAAGAAAATATTCAGCGAAGGAAACTTGACATCGAGGTTGAAGAAACTGAGGAAGACACAAAAAAGCGGGAG GTATTAGCTGAACGGGAGCAGAAAATTCAAACTGAGGTGAAAGAGATAAGGAAGGTGTTCTTTTGTGATCTTTGCAACAAGCAATACAAATTGGCGATGGAATTTGAAGCTCATCTGAGTTCATACGATCATAATCATAGAAAG CGATTTAAGGAAATGAGAGAGATGCATGGTACAAGCAGTCGTGATGATCGGCAAAAGCGGGAACTACAACGACAGGAGAGGGAGATGGCTAAGTTTGCACAGAT GGCAGATGCTCGTAAACAGGAGCAGCAGCTGCAGCAACAGGAAGAATCTGGATCTGCTCAGCAGAAAAGTGCAACTGCACTTGTGGATCAGGATCAGCGGAAGGcattaaaatttgggttttcTTCTAAAGGGGGCTTTTCAAAG